TTGAGCCCAACGCTTTTCAGGAGGTTTACTACAAATTCCTCAGGATCATCGACTTCAATGCCATGAAATCTCACGGGCTCCATGATTATTTCAAACACCGTCTGTCTTGGATTTAGGGATGAGTACGGATCCTGAAACATTATCTGGGCTTTCCTCCTGAACCATTTGAGCTCATCACCTTTAAGCTCCATAACGTTCTTGCCTTCAAAGAGGATTTCACCAGCAGTTGGCTCTATCAAACGAAGGATTGTTCTTCCTGTCGTTGTCTTACCACAGCCGCTCTCGCCTACTAAGCCAAAGGTTTCACCCTTGTATATCTCAAAGCTTATGTCATCAACTGCCTTAACCCAGCCCTTTGTGAAAAATAAGCCTTTCACGGGAAAGTACTTTTTGAGATGTTTAACTTCTAACACTTTCTCCATGCTCTCACCTCAGTAAAGGTGACATGCTACAAAATGCCCATCTTCCATTTCTTTCAGCTCAGGTACTTTACGCTTGCACACCTCTGTTGCAAATGGACATCTCGGATGGAATCTGCAGCCACTCGGCGGTGTTATCAGATTCGGCACTGTTCCGGGAATAGCCTCTAAGCGCTCAATCTTTGTCATTGGATTTGGCACAGCCTTAAGAAGACCCTTGGTGTATGGATGTAAAGGATTCTTGAAGATCTGCTCCACTGAACCAATCTCAACTATCTTTCCAGCATACATCACAGCTACTCTGTCGGCAGTTTCGGCAACAACACCTAAGTTATGTGTGATCAAAATGACCGTTGCTTTGTATTTTTCCTTAAGCTGGTTAATCAAGTCAAGGATCTGGGCTTGGACTGTAACATCCAAAGCCGTTGTAGGCTCATCGGCAATGAGAATCTTTGGATTGTTTGCGATTCCAATTCCAATAACCACTCTCTGCTTCATTCCACCGCTCAGCTCATGAGGATAATTCTTGACCCTATTTTCTGGATCGGGGATAAGAACGGATCTTAAAATGTCAACAGCTTTTTTAATTCCCTCTTTTATGCTCTCAACCTTTCCATGAACTTCCATTGCCTCGGCTATTTGATAACCTACTGTGTAAAGAGGATCAAGTGAAGCATGAGGATCCTGGAAGATGTAAGCTATTTCATTCCCCCTAATTTCCCTGATCTGCTCTTCATTAAGTTTGAGGAGATCAACGACTGTACCATCTTCCTTATGATACAGTACCTCACCCTCAACGATCCTTCCTGGACTCTCAATCAGCTGAGTTAATGCCCTTGAGGTTACGCTCTTTCCACAGCCTGTTTCTCCAACCAATGCGAAAGTTTCACCCCTGTACACATCAAATGAAACTCTTTCTATTGCCTTAACTATTCCGGCGTAAGTGTAAAAGTGAACGGTTAGGTTTCTAACTTGCAAAATTGGTTCAGGCATTTGCCTCACCCTCCTTCTTGCTCTTCTTCACTTTGAACTCAATGCTCCTTCTTGTCTTTGGATCAAGTATGTCTCTGAGACCGTCACCCAGCAGGTTCCAGCCCAATGCCACAAGCATGACAACCAATCCTGGATAGAACACCAGCCACCATGCCTTCGGGAAGTACTGAGCTCCATCATAAACTATTCTACCCCAGTCAGCTATTGGGGGAGTTGCACCTAATCCAAGAAAGCTCAATCCAGCTTCCATAAGGATTACTCCACCGAAATCAAGTGTTATGTACACCAGTATGGGCCCAATTATGTTTGGCAGTATATGTTTGAACATTATTGTTCTCGCTGGCAGTCCTATAGCCCTTGCTGCTTCTATGTACAGCTTCTCCTTTTCTGTTAGAGTTGACCCTCTCGTTATTCTTGCATAAGCTGGCCACCAAACGATGATCATCGCCAATATGACCGCCAAAAGTCTTCCGAGGTTTCCAGCTTCTCTAACATCTAAGGCAAATAACCACAACACAAATTTTTGCACAGCCTCGTGTGTGGAAATAAAATTCTGGATTCTTTCGGGGAGCACTGCAGACAGTGCAATTGCCAAGATCAACGCTGGAAATGCAAGAAACATATCTGTTATACGCATTATTAGCTCGTCAACTTTTCCCCCGTAATAACCTGCTATGAGTCCAAGGATTATCCCAAGAGGTACCCCAAGGGATATGACTATTATTGAGATTACAAAGCTTGTCCTGGCACCGCTCAGGATTAAACTCAGCAGATCTCTACCATAGTGATCCGAACCAAGGGGGAAGGTTATTACAGTATTATTGTAGTAGTCAAGGACAAATTTGCTTCCTGGTGGCGCTAAGACGATTTTATCATAGCTCTTTGTATAGAGCATCGGGAAGAAGTTGTACCTCCAGTGTGCTAACCTTGGTCCAAAGATTCCTACTAAGATGAACAGAATCACAAGGAACAGCCCAATCAGGGCAGGTGGGGATCTGTTAAGAGCGTAAAGCATTAAGCGCCATTCTTCCATCTTTGATTTGTTCTTTTCTTTCCAGCCCTTTTTGAATAAGCTTATGAACGAACCCAATCCATAAACAATTTTGTCTGCAAGCTTATCCAAAATGCTCTTTTTGTATTCCTCTTGCATCTTGACCACCTCAGTATCTAACCCTTGGATCGATTACTGCATAGAGTATATCAACCACCAAATTCGCGGTAACGTAAATTATTGCGTAGATGAACGTTATTGCCACAACTGCTGGAAAGTCAAGGTTCTGAATTGAGAGTATAGCATACCTACCCATTCCTGGTAGGGCAAAGACAGTCTCTGTGATTGGTGTTCCAGCCAATAAGCCTCCAAACTGAAGACCAAGAACTGTAACGATTGGAACTAAGGCGTTCTTGAGGGCATGTCTGTACATCCTCAGCTTTGGAACCCCCTTAGCTTTCAGGAATTGGATATAATCACCGCTAAGGGCTTCAAGGAAGGAGTTTCTGACAAACCTTGCCAGCACACCCGTACCCATAAATCCAAGCACAAACCCTGGAAGCCAAAATCTTGCCAAATGTTGCTTGAAAAGGGTGAAGTTTCCAGTAAGGAGGGAATCAATTATAGGTATGTGGGTAATTTGAACTGGCGGCGCTGGGGGAACTCCAGCTAAGTTCGTTATCCTAAACTTCACAAAGAACACAAACAGAAGTAGATAGCCCAACCAGAAAACTGGTGTCGAAACTCCAATGAGGGCAAAAATCCTAACAAGGGTATCTATCCATGTGTTACGCTTCAATGCAGATATCAAACCAAGAGGAATTCCAATTAATATCGTGAATGTGAACGCAATTATAGCCAGCTGAAATGTCACGGGAAAACGGTCTTTAATATCATCAAACACGGGATTTGAAGTTCTTGGATCAATCAGGGTGTTTGTTGCCAAACCTTTTATCAAAAACCAGTACTGATCATACCACGGCTCATTTAAGTGATATCTTTCCTTGATTCTTTCAACAGCCTCTGGAGATGCTTTTTCACCCCCAGCCCAAGCTTTAGCGGGATCTGCTGGAATTACATATGCTATTAAAAATACAATTATTGTGACCCCAACTATTGTCGGAATGAATGTTAGAATCCTTCTGATTAAGAACTTCTTGAGATCAGCCATTTCCGTCCCTCCACTTAAGCTTTTTGCAGTTTATTGGGATAGCTGAAATTTAAAATTAAAGAAAAGAAAGGCTCAGCCTGAAACTTCAACATTAAGCTCTTTGAACTTGGTTGCACCGTAGAGGAATGGCCCAACCCAGTTGTCTGAGTCAAGGTAGTCTGGAACCCAACCGACGACGTAGACATCAAAGTCGCCCTTGCTGACCTTTCCTAAGTAGACTGGCCACTCATAGCTTGCCACTGTAACTTGGAAGCCAAGCTGGCTCCAGACGTTCTGGAGGAGGGTCATTATCTTTTCACGTGCTGAGTTTCCAGCGTTGTAGATGAGTTCAATCTTGTATTTGGTTGGATCAATGCCAGATTCCTTCAGGAGCTGCTGCGCCTTTGCCAGGTTGTAATCATATTTGATTATTCCCTGCTCTGTATAGCCTGGCCACGGCTTTGGAATTGGGCCCCAGTTCCTCTCAAGCAAACCTGAGTAGACCGTCTGGGCAATCTGATCGTATGGGATTGCATAAGCCAAAGCTTGCCTGACCTTAACGTTGTTGAAGGGCTCCTTATAGGTGTTGAATACTATGAATGTGAGGATTGGCTGCAGTAAGTCAGTCTGCACTATTGATTCAAAGCCATCAAGCTTCAAGCCCTTAACATCGTTTATTCTTTCTGGTGGTGTTGCAACCGTATCAACTGTTCCTGTCTGGAAGAGCTGGATTCTTGAAACGGCATCGTTGTTTATGACGTAGATAACCCTCTTGTGGAGGGGCTTTATGTTGTTCCATATGTCCTTATTCCAGTAATATGGATTGAGCTCAAGGACGATGTATGAGTTCTCTTGGTACTCTTTAACATAATATGGCCCAGTTCCAACTGGCTTCTTGTGCATGAGCTGGTGTGTTGGATCCTGTTCTCCCTCTTGCACGTACTTTGCCCATGCACTTGGGTTCTTACCGTTGTCTGATGCTTTTAATGCCTCTTCATACTTGTCACCAAGCAAGTACTCCATTGGAACCACTGAGAGGAACGGATCTGCAAGGATGTTAAGGACTGGAGCATATGGATGCGGCAGAACAAGCTTGAATACTCCCGCAGTCTTTCCGCTGTAGCCAAACAGCTTAAGCAAATCATCCAGTGACTTCACTTCAACGGTCTTACCTTTGTATTCTGCAATGAGCTTCTCACTCTTGAGAATATTCTCGAAGTCCTGCTCTGTCAATGCTTGTGACTTGTTGACATCCATAAACTCTGAAACCATCCATGAAACGCTGTGCCCCAATCTTTGGACACGCCAGAATGTAAATGCAACATCTGTTGCGTCAATTGGATAGGTCTTGTCGTTCCATGGGTCGTAAGCCTTAACACCGCCCCTAATGACAAAGTACCACTCTGTACCATCTTCGTTGTGTGCCCATGCAACTGCCAAATCTGGTGAAACCTCTTCTGTCTCATCCTTCCAGTATGTAACAAGAGTATCGCCAATTTCGTGCCAGATTTCCCATCCGAAGGTCTCATAGGTCCAAGCTGGATCAAAGCTCTCTGGCCATCCAATCGTTCCTATGACATATGTCTCGGCATCGTTCTTATATTCTCCAATTCCTATGCTGACACTTGGGGCATTTGGATCCTCCCAGAGGAGATCATACCTTTCTGGAAGGGTTGGGTGGTAGTATCTTCCCTTAACCCAGCTCCAGTAAACACGAAGCTGTCTGTTCTGCCCGATAATTACCTCGGGCACATAGTAGTTCCCCAATATGTAGAGAGCCTTAAACAGCTCGGTTCTTATAGCAGGATCGGTTTGCCTTCTTGCGGCAATAACAAGAGCATCAACGTTTGTATTTCTAAAGAATGCTGGGTCTATTGCTCCAAAACCCTGTCCCTCTTCCATAAGCTTCTTAATGTCAGGAGTGTTGGCTTCATCAACAACGTAGCTTACCCTAATTACCTTTTTACCGCTTGGCAATGAGACAGTTGGGTTCTCACCCTTTGGACCAACAACAATTACTGATTTATCAGTCTCAATCACTGCTACCTTATCAAGCTCAAGAATCGCAGGTGTTATCCCCTTCGGCTTTGGAGCTTGAGTCTGGGTTGTAGTTTTAGTCGGAGAGGATGCTGTTGAGGTTTGTGTTGTGGTCTGGGTTGTAGCTTGAGTTGAAGTGGGGGTAGTTGTTGTTTTTTCTCCCCCAATACAGCCGCTGGCAACTACTGCAAAACCCAAAATTGCAATTAAAAACAATGCTGATAGTGCCTTCTTCATGGGTATCCCCCCAAAGTTGGCAATAATCTATAGAGAATATTCCAGTAATAAAACTTTCGATTACTTAGACAAATTTATGACTAAATAATTATCTCGCTCTCAAAATGTCTCACACAATGTTATATATTTTTCAAAAATTGTTATCAAAATGAAAACATTTAAAAAAAGTTGATATTCAATGTACCTCTTAAACGCTCAATAGTGCACATTTTGTGATATTGCCATGGAAAGACGTGCAACACTGTTCTGATTTTTGAATTCAAATAGAAAGTAACTACGAAAAGCTTAAATGAGATAAAATGCAAGTATCATCTGTAAAAAACTGCTCTGGTGGTGTAAATGGTTAGGGCATATGTTTTACTGACAGTTGAAATTGGAAAAGTTGAGAAAGTTATAGAAGAGCTCAAAAGGATTCCCGGAGTTACAAAGGCAGATGCTGTCACTGGACCATATGATGCAATAATACACATTGAGGCAGCAGACCTTGGAGAACTCACGAGAAAAATCCTACATGATATACACAACATTGATGGTGTAATTGACACCACAACAGCGATAGTTGTTGAGTTAGAGGAAGAGTGACTACTTTTTCCTCCTCTTAGACTTCCTAAATTCCCTAATCTTTTGAGCAATTAGCCTTAGGCTTTTTGACTTTCCATACTTGCTTTCAATAACGAGCATCCCCTTTGCTCGAAGGGTCTCGTCTAATCCTGATACACGGGGATTTAGCTTGTCCCATTCAACTTTAACGATCTTCATACCAAGGGTTTTAGCTGCTTCAATAATCTCATCAAGTTTGGGGGACTCAACTGCTAAGTTTTTAGAAACTTCCCTTCCATATTTCCTTGACAACCTTGCATCCAGTTCACCTGCCCATACCACGAACTTTCTCATTCTTAACACCTAAAAGGTTTAAAAGATAAGATATTAAAAATTCTTTGGTGGGTAAAATGGAAATTCACTCAATTGGAAAGTTTCTAAAAGGGCATGTGAGAGGAGGTGACGTTGTTTTAATAGAATACCCTAGTGCTTATCCCTTTGAAGACCTCGTGTGGGGAGAGATTATCCCCGAGATTTCTCACGACAATCAAATAGTTGTTGATGATTTCTTTGGTATTGGAGATTTAAGCTTTAGAAATTATATCAGGAAAATTTCTCCAAAGGATTACAGAAGAATCATCGAGATAACAAAGCATATAAAAGTGATCAAAATAGGCCCAGGAAGAGCAAGTTATGGATCAATCGTTGATGAAATTCCCCTAACATATGAAATATCCGAATTCATGAAAAATTATTACGACGCAATTAGAAAAGCTCTTGTAGATTCAATAAAACCACTTTATTTCCTGAGCTTTGGATTATCGGAGTACTTCTACTTTGGAAAGGAAAGGGCAATTCAGGCTATTTTATTCAGTAGAAGCAACCTCCCAGTAGAGGATTGGACCTCGATTTATTTGATAAATAAAAACTTGGTGGAAATGCCCCAGTTGGCAATTTTAGAAGACATCTCAGCATGGATCATCGACATAAACCAAGAAGAAGAGTACATAGTCAAGATCAAAAAGGGAAATGGTGAGAAAAAGTGATAGCAGAGGATGAAAAAGTTCTGCTGGTTGATCCAAGAGGAAAAAGATATCTAATAACTGCAAAGAAGCAGGAGTTTCATACTGATCTGGGGAAGATAAACCTTAGTGAAATAATTGGGAAAAAGTTTGGGGATGTTATCGAATCACATAAGGGATATAAGTTCAAAATTTTGAAGCCCAGAATAATTGATTTCATTGATAAAATGAAGCGCGGCCCTCAGATAATCCATCCCAAGGATGCAGCCCAAATTGTTGCTTTTGCAGGAATCTCCCCAGGGGATTTTATAGTGGAAGCTGGAGTCGGAAGCGGTGCGTTGACTCTTTTCTTGGCAAACATAGTTGGACCTAACGGAAAAATAGTCAGTTATGAGGTTAGAGAGGACTTTGCAAGGCTTGCATGGAAAAACATTGAATGGGCAGGTTTTGATGACAGGGTTACTATAAAGCTCAAGAGCATTTACGATGGAATAGACGAGAAAGATGTTGATCACATAATTCTTGACTTGCCTCAGCCAGAGAGGGTTGTTGAGCACGCTGTAGAAGCATTAAAGCCTGGAGGATATTTTGTGGCATACACTCCATGTATAAACCAAGTTGCTCGCCTTTATGAAAAGCTGAGAGAGTTCAGGGAGCATTTCATGAGACCCAAAACTATTGAATGCTTAGTTAGAGAGCAGGAAGTTAGGGAAGAATGCATAAGGCCAAGAACAAGGATGATTGCACACACAGGATACATAACATTTGCGAGAAAGATTTAGTCAGCAGAGAGGGAGGTTCATCACCACCTCAGCGTACCGTGAGGCTCATCCCCAATTCTGAAATTTAGGCTCCTTTTTTTAGGATTTTTGGTTAAGTATGATTATTGCAAAATTTTCTTCAATGTTGTTAACCTTTGGTTAACAATACTTTTATAAATACCTCATGTTCACAACCTTTGTAAATGCTCAAGAATGAGCACATGTACGGGGGTGTTCATTGTGTACAAGATCTTAGAAAGAAAGGAAATTGCAATGAGAAATGTCTGGTTTAAAGTTCACGCTCCACACATAGTTAGAAAACTCCAACCAGGCCAGTTTATAATTGTTAGAGCTTTCGAAAATGGGGAAAGGGTACCCCTTACGCCAGTCACGTGGAGCAGGGAGGAGGGATGGATAGGGCTTATTGTATTCACAAGAGGAAAAACAACGATGCAGATAAACACTGAGCTCAAAGAAGGGGATTATTTCCTTAACATTGCTGGTCCGCTTGGTAACCCAGCTCCGATGGAAAACTACGGAAAAATACTTGCTATAGGCTTGTATACGGGTATAGTCGAAGTGTTTCCAATAGCAAGAGCATGGCAAGAAATTGGAAATGAAGTTCATACCCTTCAGGTCACCTTCGAACCCATGATCCTCTTAAAAGATGAACTCGAAAAGACTGTTTCAAAACACACTGCTGTAGGTGTTCCGCTTAATCCAGAGAGGAGCTTCCCCGAAAACATGAAAAATGTAACCGCCAAGGCAAGAGAAATAGTCAGAGACATGATAAGAAAACTTAAACCAGATTTAGTGTTTATGGTTGGGCCAGTTGGTGATCAAAAAGTGATTTTTGAAGTTGTCAAGGAATTCAATGTTCCAATGCTTGTTGATCTACATCCGATTATGGTTGACGGAACTGGTATGTGTGGCGCTTGTAGAGTAACAGTAGGAGGGAAGGTGAGATTCGCTTGTGTTGATGGTCCAACTTTCAATGCATATGAAGTTGATTTTGACGAGCTGATCAAGAGGTCTGGCTATTATAAAGATTTGGAGATGAGAGCTATGCAAGAATATATGCAAAAGCTTCAAGGGGGTGCACAGTGATGGCAAAGAGAAAGCTCATAAAAAACAGAGTCCCTACCCCCGAAAGATCGGCTTATGAGAGAATCAAGAGTTTTGAAGAGGTCAATTTAGGATACGATTTTGATCTTGCTTTAATGGAGGCTGAGCGTTGCCTGCAGTGTCCAGAAAAATACGCTCCATGTATTAAAGGTTGTCCCGTAAACATAAACATTCCCGCCTTCATAGCCAAGATTAAAGAAGGGGACATTAAAGGAGCCTTAGAAGTCATTTGGGCTTGTAATTCTTTGCCTGCCATAACTGGTAGGGTTTGCCCCCAAGAAGACCAATGCGAAGGCGTCTGCGTAATGGGCAAAGTAGGCGACCCAATAAACATAGGAAAACTCGAAAGATTCGTAGCAGACTACGCAAGAGAAAAAGGGATAGACGACGAGCTTTTAATGGAAATCATACCCAAAATCGAAAAGAAAGAGCAAAAAATAGCTGTTGTTGGAGCAGGACCAGCAGGCTTAACCTGTGCAGCAGAACTAGCAAAAATGGGCTACAAAGTTACAATCTTCGAAGCCCTCCACAAACCCGGAGGAGTCCTAATATACGGAATCCCAGAATTCAGACTACCAAAACAAATCGTGAAAAAAGAACTCAAGAAGCTTGAGCTTTTAGGTGTTAAGATAAAGACAGACCATATAGTTGGAAGAACCGTAACAATCCCAGAGCTCATTGAAGAATATGATGCAGTGTTTATTTCTACAGGTGCTGGAACGCCCAAACTTCCAGAAGTGCCTGGAATAAACCTCAACGGAATTTATTCAGCCAACGAGTTTCTTACAAGGGTTAATCTAATGAAAGCATATAAGTTCCCAGAATACGACACCCCAATAAAAGTGGGCAAAAAGACAATAGTGATTGGTGCCGGAAATACAGCGATGGATGCTGCAAGGACTGCTCTAAGGCTTGGAAGCGATGTCACAATAGCGTACAGGAGAGGAAGAGAGGATATGACAGCAAGAATTGAGGAGATCCATCACGCTGAGGAAGAAGGTGTGAAGTTTATGTTCTTTGTGAGTCCATTAGAGTTCATTGGAGACGAACACGGCAATGTCAAGGCTGTTAAATTCATGAAAACGAAAGTGCTTGATGAAAAAGAATCCAATGGAAAGAGAAAAATTATCCCAACAGGTGAAACAATAACAGTCGAAGCTGATACGGTGATTATAGCAATTGGACAAGTTCCAAACAAGATAATCTGGAAGACAACGCCCGGCTTGGAGATTACAGAGAAAGGGACTATTGTAGTGGATGAGAATTTGATGACTTCGATTCCTGGTGTTTTTGCGGGTGGGGATGCAATAAGAGGAGAAGCAACCGTAATCTTAGCAATGGGAGACGGAAGAAAAGCAGCAAAAGCAATACACGAATACTTGCAGAGGAAAAGCGAAAATGCTTGATTTTTCTCCCATATTTTTCTGAATCTTAGGAGATAAATTTATCAGGTCCCAGGAGAAATAACCAAAGGCTATGAGGATCCTCACGATAGCTGAGATGTGATGACGGGCATACTGGCCGAGCCTATTTGTGGGGGCTGATTTTTTCTACTTACCTTTGAATTCCAATAGCTTTATTTTATCAGGAGGCAATAATAAAAATGGGCGATGACGAGCTCTAGGGTATCTGAAATTATGATGAAAAAGGAAAGCCGAGCTATTCCTTTTCTTCCTCTTCGATCTCCTCAAGGATGTGCTCGAACTTCTTGAACTCCTCGCTTTGTGCAAGAAGAGTTATGAATTCGTCAATTTCCTCTTTCTCAAGGAATGAACCAACTAAAAGCCTTCCAGTATAGCGGTTATTCTTAATCTCCCAGAACATGTAGAATTCGGGGAATTTGTTTTTGATTTTCCTATAGGCAACGCCATACTTAGAATCCTTAAGTGGGTTCTGCTCAAGGAAGAAATGGTTTTCAGAAAGCTCGATCTTATGGAGGATTGCTCCGCGCTTAGTTCTCACAAGCTTGACTTTAACATCCCATTCTTTTAGAGTTCTCACTAAAAACACCTCCAAGTGGAATATGAAAAGACAAAGTCAGACAAAATCAGAGGCTCTTCAAGTATTCTGCATACTGCTCGGCAGTCATGAGATTCTTTAAGTCCTCTTCAAGGTTTGACGGCTTAATCTTTGCGATCCATGCCCCGTATGGATCCTCGTTGATTTTCTCCGGAGAATCCTCAAGCTCTCCATTAACTTCGACAATTTCACCGCTGACTGGAGCGTAAACTTCGCTCACAGCCTTGACGCTTTCAATTTCACAGAGAACATCCCCTTGTGAAACTTCTTTTCCAACTTCTGGGAGCTCAACGTATGCAACATCACCAAGCTCTTTTTGAGCGTAGTCACTTATTCCGACAAGAACCGTCCCGTCGTCTAAAACCTGAGCCCATTCGTGCTCCTTTGTGTAGTATAACCCTTCTTTAACCTTATATTCGCCTACCTCAATCATGAGAACCACCAGAGTGTTTTACGGCTGAAAAACATTTAAACCTTTCTACATTGTCCCATTATTCCTTCCAGCACCGCCATAAATAATCCCAGCCACTATTAAAGCAAGGCCAATTATGGTTGAAATCAAAATCTTCTCACCGACTGCAAAGTGTATTATAATCAGGGAGATAAAAGGTGTTAGATAAACAAGATTTGCCATTTGAGCTGTTGTTTCTGAAAACTCCAGAGCTTTGAGCCACAAGAAGAAGGTAATGCCCATTTCAAAAGTTCCGACATATAGCGCCCCTGCCAATCCTTTAGCAGTGGGTATTACAATATTACGAGTGAGAACCACAAAAAAGAAGATGTATATAATGCCAAAAGCGAAATTAAAGAACATTTTAACCACGGCATCTCTCCTATCTCTCAGATTCAAAATCCAGTAAACCGCCCAGATCAAGGCACTCATTAACCCAAGAAAAGCCCCATAAGGATTAGCGAATTTAAGAGCGGTTATATCTCCCCGCGTTGAAATAATCAAAACTCCAGAGAAGCTGATAAAAATCCCAAAAATGTTTCTAAGCCGAATCCTCTGGTGAAGCAGAGGAATTGAAAGCAAAGTCAGCATTATTGGCCAGGTGTAGTTCAATGCCTGTGCCTCTTGGGCTGGAAGAATCGAATACGCCTTAAAAAGAACCAGATAGTAAAGAAACGGGTTGACAAATCCGAGGATTGCAGAATACTTATTAGAGGACAGCTTTTTCACAACATAGAGTT
Above is a genomic segment from Thermococcus sp. SY098 containing:
- a CDS encoding DUF257 family protein, with the translated sequence MEIHSIGKFLKGHVRGGDVVLIEYPSAYPFEDLVWGEIIPEISHDNQIVVDDFFGIGDLSFRNYIRKISPKDYRRIIEITKHIKVIKIGPGRASYGSIVDEIPLTYEISEFMKNYYDAIRKALVDSIKPLYFLSFGLSEYFYFGKERAIQAILFSRSNLPVEDWTSIYLINKNLVEMPQLAILEDISAWIIDINQEEEYIVKIKKGNGEKK
- a CDS encoding Lrp/AsnC family transcriptional regulator; translated protein: MVRAYVLLTVEIGKVEKVIEELKRIPGVTKADAVTGPYDAIIHIEAADLGELTRKILHDIHNIDGVIDTTTAIVVELEEE
- a CDS encoding ABC transporter substrate-binding protein → MKKALSALFLIAILGFAVVASGCIGGEKTTTTPTSTQATTQTTTQTSTASSPTKTTTQTQAPKPKGITPAILELDKVAVIETDKSVIVVGPKGENPTVSLPSGKKVIRVSYVVDEANTPDIKKLMEEGQGFGAIDPAFFRNTNVDALVIAARRQTDPAIRTELFKALYILGNYYVPEVIIGQNRQLRVYWSWVKGRYYHPTLPERYDLLWEDPNAPSVSIGIGEYKNDAETYVIGTIGWPESFDPAWTYETFGWEIWHEIGDTLVTYWKDETEEVSPDLAVAWAHNEDGTEWYFVIRGGVKAYDPWNDKTYPIDATDVAFTFWRVQRLGHSVSWMVSEFMDVNKSQALTEQDFENILKSEKLIAEYKGKTVEVKSLDDLLKLFGYSGKTAGVFKLVLPHPYAPVLNILADPFLSVVPMEYLLGDKYEEALKASDNGKNPSAWAKYVQEGEQDPTHQLMHKKPVGTGPYYVKEYQENSYIVLELNPYYWNKDIWNNIKPLHKRVIYVINNDAVSRIQLFQTGTVDTVATPPERINDVKGLKLDGFESIVQTDLLQPILTFIVFNTYKEPFNNVKVRQALAYAIPYDQIAQTVYSGLLERNWGPIPKPWPGYTEQGIIKYDYNLAKAQQLLKESGIDPTKYKIELIYNAGNSAREKIMTLLQNVWSQLGFQVTVASYEWPVYLGKVSKGDFDVYVVGWVPDYLDSDNWVGPFLYGATKFKELNVEVSG
- a CDS encoding signal recognition particle protein Srp19 yields the protein MRKFVVWAGELDARLSRKYGREVSKNLAVESPKLDEIIEAAKTLGMKIVKVEWDKLNPRVSGLDETLRAKGMLVIESKYGKSKSLRLIAQKIREFRKSKRRKK
- a CDS encoding ABC transporter permease, yielding MADLKKFLIRRILTFIPTIVGVTIIVFLIAYVIPADPAKAWAGGEKASPEAVERIKERYHLNEPWYDQYWFLIKGLATNTLIDPRTSNPVFDDIKDRFPVTFQLAIIAFTFTILIGIPLGLISALKRNTWIDTLVRIFALIGVSTPVFWLGYLLLFVFFVKFRITNLAGVPPAPPVQITHIPIIDSLLTGNFTLFKQHLARFWLPGFVLGFMGTGVLARFVRNSFLEALSGDYIQFLKAKGVPKLRMYRHALKNALVPIVTVLGLQFGGLLAGTPITETVFALPGMGRYAILSIQNLDFPAVVAITFIYAIIYVTANLVVDILYAVIDPRVRY
- a CDS encoding tRNA (adenine-N1)-methyltransferase, giving the protein MIAEDEKVLLVDPRGKRYLITAKKQEFHTDLGKINLSEIIGKKFGDVIESHKGYKFKILKPRIIDFIDKMKRGPQIIHPKDAAQIVAFAGISPGDFIVEAGVGSGALTLFLANIVGPNGKIVSYEVREDFARLAWKNIEWAGFDDRVTIKLKSIYDGIDEKDVDHIILDLPQPERVVEHAVEALKPGGYFVAYTPCINQVARLYEKLREFREHFMRPKTIECLVREQEVREECIRPRTRMIAHTGYITFARKI
- a CDS encoding sulfide/dihydroorotate dehydrogenase-like FAD/NAD-binding protein, which translates into the protein MYKILERKEIAMRNVWFKVHAPHIVRKLQPGQFIIVRAFENGERVPLTPVTWSREEGWIGLIVFTRGKTTMQINTELKEGDYFLNIAGPLGNPAPMENYGKILAIGLYTGIVEVFPIARAWQEIGNEVHTLQVTFEPMILLKDELEKTVSKHTAVGVPLNPERSFPENMKNVTAKAREIVRDMIRKLKPDLVFMVGPVGDQKVIFEVVKEFNVPMLVDLHPIMVDGTGMCGACRVTVGGKVRFACVDGPTFNAYEVDFDELIKRSGYYKDLEMRAMQEYMQKLQGGAQ
- a CDS encoding ABC transporter ATP-binding protein translates to MPEPILQVRNLTVHFYTYAGIVKAIERVSFDVYRGETFALVGETGCGKSVTSRALTQLIESPGRIVEGEVLYHKEDGTVVDLLKLNEEQIREIRGNEIAYIFQDPHASLDPLYTVGYQIAEAMEVHGKVESIKEGIKKAVDILRSVLIPDPENRVKNYPHELSGGMKQRVVIGIGIANNPKILIADEPTTALDVTVQAQILDLINQLKEKYKATVILITHNLGVVAETADRVAVMYAGKIVEIGSVEQIFKNPLHPYTKGLLKAVPNPMTKIERLEAIPGTVPNLITPPSGCRFHPRCPFATEVCKRKVPELKEMEDGHFVACHLY
- a CDS encoding ABC transporter permease; translated protein: MQEEYKKSILDKLADKIVYGLGSFISLFKKGWKEKNKSKMEEWRLMLYALNRSPPALIGLFLVILFILVGIFGPRLAHWRYNFFPMLYTKSYDKIVLAPPGSKFVLDYYNNTVITFPLGSDHYGRDLLSLILSGARTSFVISIIVISLGVPLGIILGLIAGYYGGKVDELIMRITDMFLAFPALILAIALSAVLPERIQNFISTHEAVQKFVLWLFALDVREAGNLGRLLAVILAMIIVWWPAYARITRGSTLTEKEKLYIEAARAIGLPARTIMFKHILPNIIGPILVYITLDFGGVILMEAGLSFLGLGATPPIADWGRIVYDGAQYFPKAWWLVFYPGLVVMLVALGWNLLGDGLRDILDPKTRRSIEFKVKKSKKEGEANA